In Arthrobacter citreus, a single genomic region encodes these proteins:
- the kynU gene encoding kynureninase produces the protein MDTKVIDNTLDYAKKMDSVDSLTKFRDEFYLKPGSIYMDGNSLGLLSKRAERTLLESLDDWKNYGIDGWTNGNHPWFFMAEKLGEKLAPLVGASSEEVIVTGSTTVNLHQLVATFFQPNGNRKKILADELTFPSDIYALQSQLRVHGLDPEKDLVCVKSRDGRYLEEADIINAMTDEIALIILPTVLYRSGQILDMKRLTEEAHKRGILIGFDGCHSVGSIPHSFSEWDVDFAYWCNYKHLNGGPGGVGGLFVNRKHFGAMPGLAGWFSSRKDKQFDMEHTLTPAETAGAYQIGTPHVLSCAPLIGSLEIFTEAGIDAIREKSLRINQFLMDCIEKESPNMGFFIGSPREDARRGGHVSLEHEEAARICKSLKENGIIPDFRAPNIIRLAPVALYTSYEEVWEVVQTLKKIMIEKQYEKFKNEREVVA, from the coding sequence ATGGATACGAAAGTTATAGATAATACATTAGATTACGCAAAAAAAATGGACAGTGTAGATTCACTTACAAAGTTTAGAGATGAATTTTACTTAAAGCCTGGTTCAATCTATATGGATGGCAATTCATTAGGGCTGCTTTCTAAAAGAGCCGAGCGTACTTTACTAGAATCTTTAGATGATTGGAAGAATTACGGTATAGATGGTTGGACGAATGGAAATCATCCTTGGTTTTTCATGGCCGAAAAATTAGGAGAGAAATTGGCTCCATTAGTAGGTGCTTCTTCTGAGGAAGTAATTGTAACCGGTTCCACAACAGTTAACTTACATCAGTTAGTTGCTACATTTTTTCAACCAAATGGTAATCGAAAAAAGATTTTAGCAGATGAGCTTACATTCCCATCTGATATTTATGCTCTTCAAAGTCAACTACGTGTTCATGGATTAGATCCTGAAAAAGACCTTGTATGTGTAAAGAGTAGAGATGGCCGTTATTTAGAAGAGGCCGATATCATTAATGCAATGACGGATGAAATCGCTTTGATTATTTTACCGACAGTTTTATATCGAAGTGGTCAAATTTTAGATATGAAGCGTTTAACTGAAGAAGCACATAAACGAGGAATTTTAATTGGCTTTGATGGATGTCATTCAGTTGGATCAATTCCACATTCATTTAGTGAGTGGGATGTTGATTTTGCCTATTGGTGTAATTATAAGCACTTAAATGGCGGACCAGGTGGAGTAGGTGGCTTATTTGTTAACCGTAAACATTTTGGAGCAATGCCTGGACTTGCAGGTTGGTTTAGTTCAAGAAAAGATAAGCAATTTGATATGGAGCACACTTTAACGCCTGCTGAAACTGCTGGAGCTTATCAAATCGGTACACCTCATGTATTAAGCTGCGCACCATTAATTGGTTCATTAGAGATTTTTACAGAAGCAGGTATTGATGCAATTCGCGAAAAATCACTTCGTATAAATCAATTTTTAATGGATTGTATTGAAAAAGAATCGCCAAACATGGGATTTTTCATTGGGTCACCTAGAGAAGATGCACGCCGAGGAGGACATGTGAGTCTGGAGCATGAAGAAGCAGCACGTATTTGTAAATCGTTAAAAGAAAACGGTATTATCCCAGACTTTAGAGCACCGAATATTATTCGTCTTGCACCTGTAGCACTTTACACTTCTTACGAGGAAGTTTGGGAAGTTGTGCAAACACTTAAGAAAATCATGATTGAAAAGCAGTATGAAAAATTTAAAAATGAACGTGAAGTTGTGGCATAA
- a CDS encoding TetR/AcrR family transcriptional regulator, which produces MSNDKVESKRQLRSLMTRQKLLEAANEVFLEEGFQKATITQMIKRADIGYGTAYVHFKGKEDLLIVLMESVMERFYTIAETSFFPETKESAESIIYKQATLFLKMAEDERNMMQIFEQGIGISEVISDKWKTIREKFINRITLDISYAQEKGLARKELNPELVARAWFFTNEMYLWEIVRNEQHYSIDEIAKTITSLYTTGLY; this is translated from the coding sequence ATGAGTAATGACAAAGTAGAATCTAAGCGTCAATTACGTTCATTAATGACAAGACAGAAACTTTTAGAAGCTGCTAATGAAGTATTTCTTGAAGAAGGATTTCAAAAAGCTACTATTACACAAATGATAAAAAGAGCTGATATCGGATATGGAACAGCGTATGTTCACTTTAAAGGCAAGGAAGACCTTTTGATTGTATTAATGGAAAGCGTTATGGAAAGATTTTATACAATTGCTGAAACTTCTTTTTTTCCAGAAACCAAAGAATCAGCAGAATCGATCATATATAAACAGGCTACTTTATTTCTAAAAATGGCAGAAGATGAGCGAAATATGATGCAAATTTTCGAACAAGGTATTGGAATATCTGAAGTAATCTCTGACAAATGGAAAACGATCCGAGAAAAATTTATTAATCGCATAACATTAGATATTTCTTACGCTCAAGAAAAAGGGTTAGCAAGAAAAGAGTTAAACCCTGAACTAGTCGCAAGAGCTTGGTTTTTTACAAATGAGATGTACTTATGGGAAATCGTTCGAAATGAGCAGCATTATTCGATAGATGAAATTGCAAAAACAATCACATCACTATATACTACTGGTCTTTATTAG
- a CDS encoding long-chain-fatty-acid--CoA ligase, which translates to MSIGNVLSLNAQRHPDKLALVYQDRSYTYKEFNKIVNRFAWGLQKLGLKKGEKLALMMANSDLFAISYFAGVKIGAVVVPVNFRLVSREVDYILEQSDSVVVICDAELEQVVLTASKSATKVRNIITAPISSSPNCLNFFEVMTSIDGDPQVEISADDDFHLLYTSGTTGQPKGALFDYKRIEKLINGFGAIMGQSCDDRFLHVAPLFHCAQLVIFLLPGIYLGMTNIVHREFNPVNVLKDIEKYKITLFFGVPTMYNYLQQVPNAKSYDLSSVKRCAYGAAPMPPEILMKSMKLFNTNQFFSLCGLTEGGPTGFYLSPDDHAQHFGKTGKTPFPYTVIKVVNKKDEEVVPGEVGELILKGETIMKEYYKKPKETAETIKDGWLYTGDLAVVDEEGYLTLVDRSKDMLISGGENIYSVEIENVLYEHDSILEAAVIGTPDSKWGEVVTAIVVLKPNHHLSLEEIQAFCRERVAGYKIPRQVEFINQLPRNASGKVQKFILRDTYCSAKSK; encoded by the coding sequence ATGAGTATCGGAAACGTATTATCGTTAAACGCACAAAGACACCCAGATAAATTAGCATTAGTCTATCAAGACCGTTCATACACATATAAGGAATTCAATAAAATTGTTAATCGTTTTGCATGGGGGTTACAGAAACTAGGCTTAAAAAAAGGTGAGAAACTAGCACTTATGATGGCAAATTCAGACTTGTTTGCGATTAGTTACTTTGCAGGAGTAAAAATAGGTGCGGTTGTTGTTCCTGTTAATTTCAGACTCGTATCTCGTGAAGTTGATTATATTTTGGAACAGTCGGATAGTGTAGTGGTAATTTGTGATGCCGAATTAGAACAAGTCGTTTTAACTGCTTCAAAATCAGCAACTAAAGTAAGAAACATAATTACTGCTCCAATAAGCTCATCGCCGAATTGTTTAAACTTTTTTGAGGTTATGACATCAATTGATGGTGATCCGCAAGTAGAGATTTCAGCCGACGATGATTTTCATTTACTTTATACTTCTGGAACAACAGGTCAGCCAAAAGGTGCACTTTTCGACTATAAAAGAATTGAAAAATTAATAAATGGTTTTGGTGCTATAATGGGACAGAGCTGCGATGATCGATTTTTGCATGTTGCTCCATTATTCCACTGTGCTCAACTTGTAATCTTCCTTTTACCGGGTATCTATTTAGGTATGACAAATATTGTTCATAGAGAATTTAACCCAGTAAATGTTTTAAAGGATATAGAAAAATACAAAATTACTTTATTCTTCGGTGTCCCTACAATGTATAACTACTTGCAGCAAGTTCCAAATGCGAAATCATATGATCTATCATCCGTTAAAAGATGCGCATACGGTGCAGCCCCAATGCCACCAGAAATTTTAATGAAAAGTATGAAACTATTTAATACAAATCAATTTTTTAGTTTATGTGGACTAACAGAAGGAGGCCCTACTGGTTTTTATCTTTCTCCTGATGATCATGCGCAACATTTTGGTAAAACTGGAAAAACACCTTTTCCTTATACAGTCATTAAAGTAGTTAATAAAAAGGACGAGGAAGTTGTACCTGGTGAAGTTGGCGAATTGATCTTAAAAGGTGAAACAATTATGAAGGAATATTATAAAAAGCCAAAAGAAACAGCAGAAACGATTAAAGATGGTTGGTTGTACACTGGAGATTTAGCTGTTGTTGACGAAGAAGGATACCTTACGTTAGTGGACCGTAGTAAAGACATGTTAATTTCAGGTGGGGAAAATATTTACTCGGTTGAAATAGAGAATGTTTTATACGAACATGATTCTATTTTAGAAGCGGCAGTGATCGGTACTCCAGATTCAAAATGGGGAGAGGTCGTAACAGCCATTGTCGTATTAAAACCAAACCATCATTTATCTCTTGAAGAAATTCAAGCTTTTTGCCGTGAGCGGGTAGCAGGTTATAAAATTCCTAGACAAGTAGAATTTATTAATCAACTTCCTCGTAATGCTTCTGGTAAAGTTCAAAAGTTTATATTAAGAGATACGTATTGTAGCGCTAAATCGAAATAG
- the speB gene encoding agmatinase encodes MKYPLSPDVKPEFCTTGTFMRLPSARENAKIAIVGMPFDTAASFRVGARFAPQAIRQSSMTLFPYHPIHKVYPFDDSNAIDIGDVSVIPHNIHRSYKIMEDAMFELMDNNIIPIGLGGDHSITLANLRAAAKKYGPVAMIHFDSHTDTWDTYYDEKYWHGSPFIRAHEEGLLIPNKVFQLGIRGTLNHPGDIDASHELGYNVITTPEMYERGFEDILTEIKEVIGDTPCFLTFDIDFVDPSCAPGTGTLEVGGYNSMETLKMIRSLTDFNFIGFDVVEVLPSYDPTQITSLLAATLVHEFASLATLKINK; translated from the coding sequence ATGAAATATCCACTTTCACCTGATGTAAAACCTGAGTTTTGTACAACTGGAACGTTTATGAGATTACCTTCTGCACGAGAAAATGCAAAAATCGCAATTGTCGGTATGCCATTTGATACTGCGGCTTCATTTCGCGTTGGTGCACGTTTTGCACCTCAGGCAATCCGTCAATCTTCTATGACACTATTCCCATATCACCCAATTCATAAGGTATACCCTTTTGACGATAGTAATGCGATCGATATTGGAGATGTGTCGGTTATTCCTCATAATATTCATCGAAGCTATAAAATAATGGAAGACGCAATGTTTGAATTGATGGATAATAACATCATTCCAATTGGTTTAGGTGGGGACCACTCGATCACTTTAGCGAACTTAAGAGCTGCTGCTAAGAAATATGGTCCAGTTGCAATGATTCATTTTGATTCTCATACGGACACATGGGATACATATTACGACGAAAAATATTGGCATGGTTCACCTTTCATTCGTGCTCACGAAGAAGGACTTTTAATACCAAATAAAGTTTTCCAATTAGGTATTCGAGGCACATTGAACCATCCTGGAGATATAGATGCTAGCCATGAGCTTGGTTACAATGTAATTACAACTCCTGAAATGTATGAACGTGGATTTGAGGATATTTTAACAGAAATAAAAGAAGTAATTGGTGATACACCATGTTTCTTAACATTTGATATTGATTTTGTCGATCCTTCTTGTGCACCTGGAACTGGGACTCTTGAAGTAGGCGGCTACAATAGTATGGAAACATTAAAAATGATTCGTTCGTTAACTGACTTTAATTTTATTGGTTTTGATGTTGTTGAAGTACTTCCATCATATGACCCAACTCAAATTACATCACTTTTAGCTGCAACACTTGTTCATGAATTTGCTAGTTTAGCAACATTGAAAATCAATAAATAA
- a CDS encoding TetR/AcrR family transcriptional regulator: MTKDKIIAAALALFSKNGYEGTSLTEIAKAVGIQKPSIYNHFKSKEEIFLTIYENILWLHVKKVEELMENIHELSVKEQLYQILNVTFKYYIEFEEQSTFLNRAVFFSPESLKEQLHTQFMESEEAMSTILRSVIDKGIKNGEIRVGNVEDFVMSFYCLIDGIFIELSYYGAEKMKPRISNIWRNFWYGFKNDQ; encoded by the coding sequence ATGACAAAGGATAAGATTATCGCAGCAGCACTCGCCTTATTTTCCAAAAATGGCTATGAAGGCACAAGTTTGACTGAAATTGCAAAAGCAGTTGGCATTCAAAAGCCATCAATTTATAACCATTTTAAAAGTAAAGAAGAAATCTTTCTTACCATTTATGAAAATATTTTATGGCTTCATGTGAAAAAAGTAGAAGAGTTGATGGAAAACATACATGAGTTATCAGTAAAGGAACAACTTTATCAAATTCTTAATGTAACATTTAAATATTATATTGAGTTTGAGGAACAGTCTACTTTCTTAAACCGAGCAGTCTTTTTTTCACCTGAATCTTTAAAAGAACAATTACATACTCAGTTCATGGAATCTGAAGAAGCAATGTCCACAATTTTAAGATCAGTGATCGATAAAGGGATTAAAAATGGGGAAATTCGCGTTGGTAATGTTGAAGATTTTGTTATGTCTTTTTATTGTTTAATTGATGGGATTTTTATTGAACTATCTTATTATGGTGCTGAAAAGATGAAACCAAGAATATCGAATATATGGAGAAACTTTTGGTACGGCTTTAAAAATGACCAATAA
- a CDS encoding spore coat protein translates to MFQDKDMVNDYLAGLNASLTAYAGFINESNNNELRQTLIQLRNQDEARQRTLYNYALQKGFYKPAAPASDDIVHQFKAELTSNQ, encoded by the coding sequence ATGTTTCAAGATAAAGATATGGTAAATGATTATTTAGCAGGACTAAACGCTAGTTTAACAGCTTATGCTGGATTCATTAATGAATCTAATAATAATGAATTAAGACAAACATTAATTCAATTACGCAATCAAGATGAAGCACGTCAACGTACATTGTACAATTATGCACTTCAAAAAGGGTTTTACAAGCCTGCTGCACCTGCCTCAGATGATATCGTACATCAATTTAAAGCTGAATTGACTTCAAATCAGTAA
- a CDS encoding amino acid permease: MQNTNRKNDFTIESNAPKKEQLERKLKTRHLTMIAMGGTIGTGLFLASGATISQAGPGGALVAYMIAGIMVYFLMTSLAEMATLIPISGSFSTYTARFVDPALGFAVGWNYWYNNAIILALELSASALIMKYWFPHAPGIIWSAIFLALIFGLNVLSVKGYGESEFWFSTIKVATIIIFIVVGLLMIFGIMSGHTGGFDNFTKGEAPFKGGFLSIFSVFMVVGFAFQGTEMVGVTAGESENPQKNIPKAIKQIFWRILLFYVLAIFVIGCLISYNDPNLLGGDVDAIAISPFTLVFKHAGLAFAAAAMNTVILTSVLSAGNSSLYVGSRVLWVLAEEGRAPKFLRKVNKGGVPVAALIATTLIGMLCFLTSLFGDGTVYSWLLNAAGLAGYISWLGISITHYRFRKAYIAQGRKLKDLPYLAKWFPLGPILATVLCLVAMLGTNYEAFTGGKIDWYAVSVSYIGLPLFIIGYIGYKVIKRTKMVKLEEADFSSEL, from the coding sequence ATGCAAAATACAAACCGAAAAAATGATTTCACTATTGAAAGTAACGCGCCTAAAAAAGAGCAATTAGAGAGAAAACTAAAGACAAGACATTTAACAATGATCGCTATGGGCGGTACGATTGGTACTGGGCTATTTTTAGCAAGTGGAGCAACAATTAGTCAAGCAGGTCCTGGCGGTGCACTTGTTGCATATATGATTGCTGGTATCATGGTTTATTTCCTAATGACTAGCTTAGCGGAAATGGCAACTTTAATACCAATTTCTGGTTCTTTTAGCACTTATACTGCAAGATTCGTCGATCCGGCACTAGGCTTTGCTGTCGGTTGGAATTACTGGTATAACAATGCGATTATCCTTGCATTAGAATTATCGGCATCGGCGTTAATTATGAAATATTGGTTCCCGCATGCTCCAGGTATTATATGGAGTGCAATATTCCTTGCTTTAATATTTGGTTTAAATGTTCTATCTGTTAAAGGATATGGAGAATCTGAGTTTTGGTTTTCAACTATTAAAGTAGCAACAATTATCATTTTTATTGTAGTTGGATTATTAATGATATTCGGTATTATGAGTGGTCATACTGGTGGATTTGATAATTTTACAAAAGGAGAGGCACCATTTAAAGGTGGTTTCTTATCGATATTTAGTGTATTTATGGTCGTAGGATTTGCTTTCCAAGGAACTGAAATGGTTGGGGTAACTGCTGGTGAAAGTGAAAATCCTCAAAAGAATATTCCAAAAGCAATTAAACAAATCTTTTGGCGTATTTTATTATTTTATGTATTAGCGATTTTTGTGATTGGTTGTTTAATAAGCTATAACGATCCTAATTTATTAGGTGGAGATGTAGATGCTATTGCGATTAGTCCATTCACATTAGTATTTAAACATGCTGGGCTTGCGTTTGCAGCGGCTGCGATGAATACAGTCATTTTAACGTCAGTTTTATCTGCAGGAAATTCAAGTTTATATGTTGGTTCTCGTGTACTATGGGTATTAGCTGAAGAAGGAAGAGCACCTAAATTCTTACGAAAAGTAAATAAAGGTGGAGTACCTGTTGCTGCCTTAATTGCGACAACATTGATTGGTATGCTTTGTTTCTTAACTTCATTATTTGGTGATGGTACCGTATATTCTTGGCTGTTAAACGCAGCAGGTTTAGCAGGATATATTTCTTGGCTAGGTATTTCTATTACACATTACCGCTTCCGTAAAGCTTATATTGCCCAAGGAAGAAAATTAAAGGATTTACCGTATTTAGCGAAATGGTTCCCACTTGGTCCAATTCTAGCAACAGTGTTATGTTTAGTAGCAATGCTAGGTACGAATTATGAAGCATTTACTGGTGGTAAAATTGACTGGTATGCGGTTTCAGTATCCTACATCGGATTACCATTATTTATAATTGGTTATATAGGCTACAAGGTAATTAAGCGAACTAAAATGGTTAAATTAGAAGAAGCTGACTTTAGTAGTGAGTTATAA
- a CDS encoding MBL fold metallo-hydrolase translates to MFDKISLKVVTTILILLIALLNTSNIVFSQVMPPTFETIKLNEKIYNELNFNDKEDFKDAHKGFIAPLKQTQIKSIDGAVIWDSSQYSIINEGISPLTVNPSLWRQARLLNTPGLYKVVDGVYQVRGQDISVMTIVEGKTGVIILDTLSTIETAKAAMDLYYANRPKKPVSAIVISHSHADHFGGVKGVVQYALNPKKVPIIAPLNFSKEAASENILLGNIMSKRAEYMFGILLPTSKKGYVTNGIGPRISAGTISFLPPTIEIKDKIKSMEIDGIKFKFLLTLNTEAPSEMHYYINDYKTLVVAENTGHTMHNFYTLRGAKTRDSSKWVKALDDTIKLFSNEEIKTLVTAHSWPLWGKERVLEQLSIQRDLYKYIHDQTIRLANQGYTADEIAEQIKLPNRLNKYWANRGYYGNLKQNAKAVYNYYLGYFNGNPSDLDPLPQVETGNKYVQYMGGEKKILKLAKADFKKGEYRWVAQVLKNVIMSNPNNREARELLAKSYEQLGYQAESASWRNFYLTGALELRKGVEKKSNSQTINTVDQQTLFNMEVNDFLDYISVTLNGPKAENKSYTFNINFTDLKKNYIIDIRNSVFYYNQDAQAPHPDASLIVDKVTFYLIMAGKLDLNQAIANNKLMITGDKLKFNEMLALLDHFNVWVNIVTP, encoded by the coding sequence ATGTTTGACAAAATTAGCTTAAAAGTTGTTACCACTATTCTAATTCTACTAATAGCCTTGTTAAATACGAGTAATATAGTATTTTCTCAGGTCATGCCTCCTACGTTTGAAACTATTAAATTAAATGAAAAAATTTATAATGAATTAAATTTTAATGATAAAGAAGACTTCAAAGATGCTCATAAAGGCTTTATAGCACCACTTAAGCAAACTCAAATAAAAAGTATAGATGGTGCTGTCATTTGGGATAGTAGTCAATATTCAATCATTAATGAAGGAATATCACCGTTAACTGTCAATCCAAGTCTATGGAGACAAGCCAGGTTATTAAATACACCAGGACTTTATAAAGTAGTAGATGGTGTATATCAAGTTCGCGGACAAGATATATCAGTGATGACTATCGTAGAAGGGAAAACTGGTGTAATCATTTTAGATACTTTATCTACTATTGAAACTGCTAAAGCGGCAATGGACTTATATTATGCTAATCGGCCTAAAAAACCAGTAAGTGCAATCGTAATTAGTCATAGTCACGCTGATCATTTTGGAGGAGTTAAAGGAGTAGTACAATATGCTCTAAATCCAAAAAAAGTACCAATTATTGCTCCCTTAAATTTTTCCAAGGAAGCAGCAAGTGAAAATATACTTTTAGGTAATATCATGTCAAAAAGAGCAGAGTATATGTTCGGAATCTTATTACCTACAAGTAAAAAAGGTTACGTAACAAATGGGATTGGTCCTAGAATAAGTGCAGGTACAATAAGCTTTTTGCCCCCGACAATTGAAATAAAAGATAAAATTAAATCGATGGAAATTGACGGGATCAAGTTTAAGTTTTTACTAACTTTAAATACAGAAGCTCCATCGGAAATGCATTATTATATAAATGATTACAAAACTTTAGTAGTGGCTGAAAATACAGGACATACAATGCATAATTTTTACACATTAAGAGGTGCTAAAACGCGAGATTCTTCAAAATGGGTTAAAGCATTGGATGACACGATCAAACTGTTTAGTAACGAGGAAATTAAGACATTAGTTACAGCTCATAGCTGGCCATTGTGGGGGAAAGAAAGAGTACTAGAACAGCTTTCAATCCAACGAGATTTATATAAGTACATTCATGATCAAACGATTCGCCTAGCAAACCAAGGGTACACAGCGGATGAAATTGCTGAACAAATAAAGTTACCTAATCGTCTTAATAAATATTGGGCGAATCGAGGATATTATGGAAATTTGAAACAGAATGCTAAAGCGGTTTACAATTATTATTTAGGTTATTTTAATGGAAATCCCTCTGATTTGGATCCCCTCCCACAAGTAGAGACTGGAAATAAATACGTTCAATATATGGGAGGGGAAAAGAAAATCTTAAAGCTTGCAAAAGCAGATTTTAAAAAGGGGGAATATCGCTGGGTAGCACAGGTTTTAAAAAATGTAATCATGTCTAATCCGAATAATAGGGAAGCAAGAGAATTACTTGCTAAATCTTACGAACAGTTAGGATATCAAGCGGAATCAGCATCGTGGAGAAATTTTTATTTAACAGGGGCACTAGAATTGAGAAAAGGTGTAGAAAAAAAGTCAAATTCACAAACAATAAATACTGTAGACCAGCAAACACTATTTAATATGGAAGTAAATGACTTCTTGGACTATATATCAGTTACTCTTAATGGTCCAAAAGCAGAAAATAAAAGTTATACATTTAATATAAATTTTACAGACTTAAAAAAGAATTACATAATTGATATAAGGAATTCAGTTTTTTATTATAATCAAGATGCACAAGCTCCACATCCCGATGCATCTTTAATTGTAGATAAAGTAACTTTTTATTTAATAATGGCTGGAAAACTTGATCTTAATCAAGCGATTGCAAATAATAAGCTAATGATTACTGGTGATAAATTGAAATTTAATGAAATGTTAGCTTTGCTTGACCACTTCAATGTGTGGGTCAATATTGTTACTCCTTAA
- a CDS encoding spore germination protein, protein MNNTEQSTLLVSLEKNIHYLKEKFNNSTDLKIRPLTVNDEVIRDAAVLYLDGIANTQTIQDNVLSPLLRIIKFDSIDAIITRHLLIADVIKVTSFEEILSGLSRGKTLILIDGYDEGILADAADWQMRSVTEPDTQRTMKGSLIGFNEQLKVNVNVLRNIVQSHKLSSENLQVGNEVKTDVSIVYMDGFVDQQILEETRKRIKEIDVLYLLEARVIEDALEGKKTLFPTVFTSERPDVTASALYEGRVAIFVNGIPYSLIVPALFLHYFHQPDEYNQKSGRYGNRFMRLFSWLFSIILLGVYVTFVRFHKEWVPAHFAKIFFKKSDTMLPILVEILFVMLLFQILVEASLRIPKSTVIIVSLIGAIVVGQTAVTAKLIHAMTLIVVGINFLANISISAGGLYGSVLTLRLIFLLLGFLFGLKGLLVGFILMIAYMASIRSMGVPYLAPFIPFNPKEMKDALIRGDLRKLINSKHTYPHKNKKE, encoded by the coding sequence TTGAATAACACAGAACAATCTACTTTATTAGTAAGTTTAGAAAAGAATATTCATTATTTAAAAGAAAAATTTAATAACTCTACTGATTTGAAAATTAGACCATTAACAGTTAATGATGAGGTAATACGTGATGCTGCCGTTTTATATTTAGATGGCATAGCGAATACACAAACTATTCAAGACAATGTTCTTTCCCCGTTGCTAAGAATTATAAAATTCGATAGTATTGATGCCATTATTACTCGTCATCTTTTAATTGCGGATGTCATCAAGGTGACGTCATTCGAAGAGATTCTGTCTGGATTATCAAGAGGGAAGACGCTTATTTTAATTGATGGTTATGATGAAGGAATATTGGCGGATGCTGCAGATTGGCAGATGCGTTCGGTCACTGAGCCAGATACGCAAAGAACGATGAAGGGTTCTTTAATAGGTTTTAATGAACAACTTAAGGTAAATGTTAATGTTCTTCGTAATATTGTACAGTCCCATAAATTATCTAGTGAAAACCTACAAGTTGGAAATGAAGTAAAAACGGATGTTTCAATCGTATATATGGATGGCTTTGTGGATCAACAGATTTTAGAAGAAACAAGGAAAAGAATTAAAGAAATAGATGTTCTTTATTTATTAGAAGCGAGAGTAATTGAAGATGCGCTCGAGGGTAAGAAAACGTTATTTCCTACGGTCTTTACAAGTGAACGTCCAGATGTAACTGCTTCAGCATTATACGAGGGACGTGTTGCAATTTTCGTTAACGGAATACCTTATAGTCTAATTGTCCCAGCACTTTTTCTGCATTATTTCCATCAACCAGATGAATACAATCAAAAGTCAGGTCGCTATGGTAACAGATTTATGCGTTTATTTAGTTGGTTATTTTCAATTATTTTATTAGGAGTATATGTCACATTCGTCCGTTTCCATAAAGAGTGGGTACCTGCTCACTTTGCTAAAATCTTTTTTAAGAAATCAGATACAATGTTACCTATTTTAGTTGAGATTTTATTCGTTATGTTACTATTCCAAATACTTGTTGAAGCTTCATTGAGAATACCTAAGTCGACTGTTATTATTGTTTCACTTATAGGAGCCATTGTTGTCGGACAAACGGCAGTAACAGCAAAACTTATTCATGCGATGACGTTAATAGTTGTAGGAATTAATTTTCTAGCGAATATTTCGATTTCTGCAGGTGGATTATATGGATCAGTTTTAACATTACGATTGATATTTTTATTATTAGGTTTTCTTTTTGGGTTAAAGGGACTACTTGTTGGATTTATTCTTATGATCGCTTATATGGCATCAATTAGATCGATGGGTGTTCCATATTTAGCACCTTTTATCCCATTCAATCCTAAAGAAATGAAGGATGCCCTAATTAGAGGAGATTTAAGAAAGTTAATTAATAGTAAACATACATATCCTCATAAAAATAAAAAAGAGTAA